In one window of Thermodesulfovibrionales bacterium DNA:
- a CDS encoding c-type cytochrome: MSRKTLPMFIVSLMLVLVSEAPSAELAVQSGEALFQKNCAICHPKGGNIFNKEKTLWKKDREANGIMTAQDIIKKMRNPGAFDVHPNKFTGMTVFDARTLSESDAAKIADYILKTFD, encoded by the coding sequence GTGTCGAGAAAGACGCTGCCCATGTTCATTGTCTCGTTGATGCTCGTGCTTGTCAGTGAGGCCCCATCCGCCGAGCTCGCAGTGCAGAGCGGTGAGGCGCTTTTTCAGAAGAACTGTGCGATCTGCCACCCCAAGGGAGGCAATATCTTCAACAAGGAGAAGACCCTGTGGAAGAAGGACCGCGAAGCAAACGGGATAATGACTGCTCAGGACATTATCAAGAAGATGAGAAACCCGGGGGCCTTTGACGTCCACCCCAACAAGTTCACGGGCATGACGGTCTTTGACGCGAGGACCCTCTCCGAATCCGACGCCGCAAAGATCGCCGACTATATCCTGAAGACCTTTGACTAG
- a CDS encoding serine hydrolase: protein MSPNLASKNILRNYLKPSVTMLLAFSVGFMLRGLIPARPMHTAHEIREGSWKYINPLLECEQAQNEIEENELKPIKDRVQNLIQGKLHKEWGDEVSLYFRELNDGLAFTIGRTEHFYPASLLKVPEMMSVLKMSENDPKILQRKIVYDKPELKSAQNTDVAEPLVFGRSYTIEELLRRMIEYSDNVSSLLLEDAVDSRYLRQVYDDLGIADPYDLNDQNKYVLSTESYASFFRILFNASYLTKNDSEKALEYLTKTDYTKGLVSGVPSSIKVAHKFGLRKINGIKQLHDCGIVYYPSHPYLLCVMTSGPVPEYLDTTIGEISDFVYREIDRQSR from the coding sequence ATGAGCCCTAATCTTGCATCTAAGAATATACTTCGTAACTATCTGAAACCATCGGTGACCATGCTTCTCGCATTCTCCGTCGGGTTTATGTTGAGAGGCCTCATTCCTGCAAGACCGATGCATACGGCACACGAAATCAGAGAAGGAAGCTGGAAGTACATCAATCCCCTGCTGGAATGCGAGCAAGCTCAAAATGAGATTGAAGAGAACGAGCTTAAGCCGATTAAAGACAGGGTCCAAAATTTGATACAAGGTAAGTTGCATAAAGAATGGGGCGATGAAGTCTCACTATATTTCCGTGAGCTCAATGACGGGCTCGCGTTCACCATAGGGAGAACTGAACACTTTTATCCGGCAAGCTTGCTCAAGGTGCCAGAGATGATGTCTGTCCTGAAGATGTCAGAGAATGACCCCAAAATCCTGCAAAGAAAGATCGTCTATGACAAACCAGAACTGAAGTCAGCTCAAAATACTGATGTGGCTGAGCCATTAGTGTTTGGAAGATCCTATACTATTGAGGAACTGCTGAGGAGAATGATCGAATATTCGGATAATGTGTCTTCATTGCTCCTTGAAGACGCAGTGGACTCTCGTTATCTCAGACAGGTCTATGACGACTTGGGCATAGCCGATCCCTATGATCTTAACGACCAAAACAAATACGTGCTGTCGACCGAGTCCTATGCATCATTTTTCCGAATTCTTTTCAATGCCTCATACCTGACTAAGAATGATTCAGAAAAAGCTTTGGAATATCTGACGAAAACCGACTACACAAAAGGGTTGGTTTCTGGAGTGCCTTCCAGTATTAAAGTCGCGCACAAGTTCGGTTTGCGGAAGATAAACGGGATAAAACAGTTGCATGATTGCGGAATCGTTTATTATCCGAGCCATCCCTATCTTTTGTGCGTCATGACCTCAGGTCCGGTTCCGGAATATCTTGACACTACCATCGGGGAGATTTCCGACTTTGTTTACAGAGAAATCGACCGTCAGAGCCGTTGA
- the hemB gene encoding porphobilinogen synthase produces the protein MFPIHRPRRLRSNKVIRRMVRETSLSPDDFICPLFVTHGRGVKKGIPSMPGCFQESLDHVGKHAKEIRSLGIPSVILFGIPEHKDETGSGAYDDQGVVQNAIRTIKDAVPDLYVITDVCMCEYTSHGHCGIIEKGDVVNDPTLELLAKEAISHAKAGADMVAPSDMMDGRVEAIRLALDEEGYAQLPIMSYAAKYASAFYGPFREAAESTPQFGDRRSYQMDPANRREALKEVALDIEEGADIVMVKPALSYLDIISDVRDSFDVPVAAYNVSGEYSLVKAAAQLGWVDEERLMIEILTSIKRAGADLILTYFAKDAAKLLS, from the coding sequence ATGTTTCCGATCCACAGGCCCCGCAGACTAAGGTCGAATAAGGTCATCAGGCGGATGGTGAGGGAGACCTCACTGTCGCCCGATGATTTTATCTGTCCCCTCTTCGTCACGCACGGCAGGGGAGTGAAAAAAGGGATACCCTCCATGCCGGGATGCTTTCAGGAGTCCCTCGATCATGTCGGAAAGCATGCAAAGGAAATCCGTTCCCTCGGCATCCCTTCGGTGATCCTCTTCGGCATTCCTGAGCACAAAGACGAGACAGGTTCAGGCGCTTATGACGACCAGGGAGTTGTTCAGAACGCCATCCGCACAATAAAGGATGCAGTGCCCGATCTCTATGTCATAACCGATGTCTGCATGTGCGAATATACCAGCCACGGTCACTGCGGTATCATCGAAAAAGGCGATGTTGTGAATGATCCGACCTTGGAACTCCTTGCAAAGGAGGCGATCTCTCACGCGAAGGCTGGCGCCGATATGGTCGCCCCCTCCGATATGATGGACGGCAGGGTTGAGGCTATCAGACTCGCCCTTGACGAGGAGGGATACGCTCAACTCCCCATCATGTCTTATGCGGCCAAGTATGCCTCGGCCTTTTACGGCCCCTTCAGGGAGGCTGCAGAATCTACGCCTCAGTTTGGAGACCGGCGCTCGTACCAGATGGACCCGGCGAACAGGAGGGAGGCACTGAAGGAAGTCGCCCTCGACATCGAAGAAGGCGCTGATATCGTGATGGTGAAACCGGCCCTTTCCTACCTCGACATCATATCCGATGTGAGAGATTCCTTTGATGTCCCCGTTGCCGCCTATAACGTGAGCGGAGAATACTCTCTCGTCAAGGCCGCAGCCCAGCTGGGCTGGGTCGACGAGGAGAGGCTCATGATCGAGATCCTCACCTCTATAAAGCGCGCCGGCGCTGACCTCATCCTCACCTATTTCGCAAAAGACGCTGCAAAGCTCCTGTCCTGA
- a CDS encoding iron-sulfur cluster assembly accessory protein — MVKISDAAAEKAKEILVAEGKDSWGLRIYMAEGGCCGPSYGMDIDERPAEGDDIVEKNGLRVFVDQNASRNLKGMEIDFVDDGERQGFVITGQPSSSCGSGCASCG; from the coding sequence GTGGTTAAGATATCAGATGCGGCTGCAGAAAAAGCAAAGGAGATTCTCGTTGCTGAAGGGAAAGATTCATGGGGGCTCAGGATCTATATGGCAGAGGGTGGTTGTTGTGGTCCGTCCTATGGAATGGATATAGACGAGAGGCCTGCCGAAGGCGACGATATTGTGGAGAAGAACGGGCTCAGGGTCTTTGTTGACCAAAATGCGTCCCGGAACCTGAAGGGCATGGAGATCGATTTTGTCGATGATGGTGAGAGGCAGGGGTTTGTCATTACCGGGCAGCCGTCGTCGTCTTGCGGCTCCGGTTGCGCCAGCTGCGGATAG
- a CDS encoding sigma-54 dependent transcriptional regulator, with the protein MAVVLVVDDEPLQRDILKTILSEEGYETHAASSGEEALKLVKTYNPDVVLTDLKMEGMDGVELLERIKSQKLSPEVLIMTAYGTIPSVVEAMQRGAYGYLEKPLAKDRVLLNVKHALEKSDLLRKNQELQRALTERFSIEGIVGHSKVMDDVIHIIRKVSHSPVTVLILGESGTGKELVARAIHYNSPRSTKPFTAINCAAIPESLLESELFGYEPGAFTGATTRKTGLFEASNGGTMFLDEVGDLPPMTQSKILRVLQEREVRRIGGRDSIKVDVRIIAATNKDLEKEMKNSRFREDLYYRLRVVAIDLPPLRERDEDIPDLVAYFLERYNNEFGKRIKGIEESAMKSLIEYHWPGNIRQLESVIERAVLMCESDSIRLKDIKSELRSSHQHDAFDIEIPEEGINFEELEKDLLKKAMNKANNVAAKAARLLGMSYKTFWYRWEKFNLEGSSLKREESS; encoded by the coding sequence ATGGCTGTTGTCCTTGTTGTAGATGACGAACCATTGCAGAGGGACATTCTCAAGACCATTCTTTCAGAGGAAGGATACGAGACCCATGCTGCGTCATCGGGGGAAGAGGCGCTGAAACTTGTCAAGACGTACAATCCCGACGTTGTTCTGACAGATCTTAAGATGGAGGGGATGGACGGAGTCGAGCTTCTTGAAAGGATAAAATCCCAGAAACTGTCCCCTGAAGTGCTCATCATGACCGCCTACGGCACAATACCCTCGGTCGTGGAAGCAATGCAGAGAGGGGCCTACGGGTATCTCGAAAAGCCCCTTGCGAAAGACAGGGTGTTGCTCAATGTAAAGCATGCCCTGGAGAAGAGCGATCTCCTGAGGAAGAACCAGGAACTCCAGCGTGCTCTCACCGAAAGGTTCAGTATCGAGGGGATCGTGGGGCATTCGAAGGTGATGGATGATGTCATCCATATCATCAGGAAGGTCTCCCACAGTCCTGTGACAGTCCTTATCCTCGGTGAGAGTGGGACAGGCAAAGAACTCGTTGCGCGCGCGATCCATTACAACAGCCCCAGGAGCACAAAGCCCTTTACGGCGATCAACTGTGCGGCCATCCCTGAGAGTCTCCTTGAGAGCGAGTTGTTCGGCTATGAACCGGGAGCCTTTACCGGGGCCACGACCAGGAAGACCGGGCTCTTCGAAGCTTCAAACGGTGGGACGATGTTCCTCGATGAAGTCGGAGACCTTCCGCCGATGACCCAGTCAAAGATCCTGAGGGTCCTTCAGGAAAGGGAGGTAAGAAGGATCGGGGGAAGGGATTCCATAAAGGTTGATGTGAGGATCATCGCTGCAACAAACAAGGACCTCGAGAAGGAGATGAAGAACAGCAGGTTCAGGGAAGACCTTTACTACCGCCTGAGGGTGGTCGCCATCGATCTTCCGCCTCTGCGGGAGAGAGATGAGGATATTCCCGATCTCGTTGCCTACTTCCTTGAGCGGTACAACAACGAATTCGGCAAGAGGATAAAGGGAATAGAAGAGAGCGCCATGAAGTCTCTCATCGAATATCACTGGCCCGGCAACATACGCCAGCTTGAATCGGTAATCGAAAGGGCAGTTCTCATGTGCGAGTCGGATTCGATAAGGCTGAAGGACATAAAGAGCGAGCTGAGGTCCTCTCATCAGCATGATGCCTTCGATATCGAGATCCCTGAGGAGGGCATCAATTTTGAGGAGCTCGAAAAAGACCTCCTGAAAAAGGCTATGAACAAGGCCAATAACGTGGCCGCGAAGGCCGCACGCCTCCTCGGCATGAGTTACAAGACCTTCTGGTACCGGTGGGAGAAGTTCAACCTTGAGGGATCTTCCCTAAAAAGGGAAGAGTCTTCCTAA